In Gadus macrocephalus chromosome 4, ASM3116895v1, the following proteins share a genomic window:
- the LOC132455876 gene encoding uncharacterized protein LOC132455876 isoform X3 — protein sequence MMSWTYVFLSVILGAVVSCQDVLSNPVVELTVRPGQNVTLYCDCKLTTNVNIVWYRNCSHENQPTLSLNWKDRYQGIFYYGEDGENFFHLNMMWNDSSNSYDLLIKNITDSHLGLFYCGTEELNGEKGNKKEYIYTYGKIITRILFDIPLDAGAGDPAAPGCGQCWMLLVILCPSSALLSLFLYFLCSHMVRAGRHPGISQETRPLTLQDEDENYSRVFYAVLETPQHKGSHSFLARSTSGL from the exons ATGATGAGCTGGACGTATGTCTTTCTTTCCGTCATCTTGG GTGCTGTTGTGTCCTGTCAGGACGTACTCTCTAACCCAGTAGTGGAGCTGACCGTGAGACCAGGACAAAACGTTACTCTATACTGTGACTGTAAACTCACAACTAATGTAAATATTGTTTGGTACAGGAACTGTTCTCATGAAAATCAGCCAACACTATCTCTGAATTGGAAGGACAGATATCAAGGCATTTTTTATTATGGCGAGGATGGAGAAAATTTCTTCCATTTAAATATGATGTGGAACGATTCGTCAAACTCATACGACTTACTGATTAAGAACATTACTGATTCTCACCTTGGTCTCTTCTACTGTGGAACTGAAGAACTGAACGGGGAAAAAGGAAACAAGAAAGAATATATCTACACATATGGTAAAATAATCACAAGGATTTTGTTTG ATATCCCATTAGATGCCGGTGCTGGAGACCCTGCTGCTCCAGGCTGTGGGCAGTGCTGGATGCTGCTGGTCATCCTGTgtccctcctctgctctcctctctttgtTCCTCTACTTCCTCTGCAGTCACATGG TTCGTGCCGGAAGACATCCTGGCATCTCTCAGGAAACCAGACCTTTAACACTGCAAGATGAG GATGAAAACTACAGCCGTGTGTTTTATGCTGTGTTGGAAACTCCACAGCACAAAGGATCTCACAGCTTCTTAGCCCGCAGTACGAGTGGGCTTTGA